AATTATTATTAATACTTTTAATTTCTTAATTAATGTTATTGGATTAAATAAAAATACCTCAATAAAAAATAGAATTATTTATATCTTTATGTTGCTTTATTTATAACTTATATCAGCTACCTTTATAGGTGCGGGAAATACTCATCATTATTTTTATTCTTTTATAGGCGTTTGTAAGGATTACCTATGTCTACAGATGATCAAAAGGTGGGCCTTATTCCTGTCACCTTAATGGTAGCAGGGAATATAATGGGCTCCGGTGTGTTTTTATTACCGGCAAATTTAGCTTCAACGGGAGGAATAGCAATATGGGGGTGGCTGGTCACCATTATAGGCGCATTAGCACTATCAATGGTTTATGCCAAAATGTCATCTCTAGATGATAGCCCAGGGGGATCTTATGCTTATGCACGGCGTGCGTTTGGCCCCTTTTTAGGTTATCAAACTAACGTTCTTTACTGGTTAGCATGTTGGATTGGCAACATTGCGATGGTTGTTATTGGGGTGGGGTACCTCAGCTATTTTTTCCCAATATTGAAAGAGCCAATGGTATTAACGATTACCTGTATTGTTATTCTATGGATATTTGTAGGGCTTAATATTATCGGGCCTAAAATGATTACTCGCGTGCAGGCGGTCGCTACGTCACTGGCACTAATACCGATTGTCGGCGTTGCTTTATTTGGTTGGTTTTGGTTCAAAGGCGAAACCTATATGGCAGCTTGGAATGTCAGCGGTTTGGGGTCATTAGGGGCGATTCAAAGTACCTTAAACGTTACTTTGTGGTCGTTTATTGGGGTAGAAACTGCTTCGGTGGCTGCTGGCGTCGTGAAAAATCCAAAGCGTAACGTGCCAATTGCCACGATTGGCGGCGTGTTGATTGCTGCCGTGTCCTATGTCCTATCGAGCACTGCCATCATGGGTATGATCCCCAATGCGCAGTTGCGTGTATCAGCATCGCCTTTTGGTGATGCTGCTCGTCTTGCTCTGGGGGACACTGCGGGGGCAATTGTTTCACTCTGCGCTGCGCTAGGGTGTTTAGGGTCGCTGGGTGGTTGGACATTAGTTGCCGGTCAAACCGCTAAAGCCGCTGCTGATGATAAATTATTCCCACCGATTTTCGGTAAGGTCAATAAGGCAGGTACACCTGTTGCTGGCTTATTGATCATCGGTGTTCTGATGACGATTTTCCAAATTTGCAGTATTTCACCGAATGCCGCCAAAGAGTTTGGCCTTGTCTCATCTGTTTCGGTTATTTTCACGTTGGTTCCCTATCTTTATACCTGCGCCGCTTTGCTGCTGGTTGGGCATGGTCATTTAGGAACACAATCAACAACGTATCTCGGTATTACATTGATCGCTTTTATCTATTGTATTTGGGCTGTGGTCGGTTCAGGAGCCGAACAGGTGATGTGGTCATTCGTTACTCTAATGATTATCACG
The window above is part of the Yersinia massiliensis genome. Proteins encoded here:
- the adiC gene encoding arginine/agmatine antiporter; protein product: MSTDDQKVGLIPVTLMVAGNIMGSGVFLLPANLASTGGIAIWGWLVTIIGALALSMVYAKMSSLDDSPGGSYAYARRAFGPFLGYQTNVLYWLACWIGNIAMVVIGVGYLSYFFPILKEPMVLTITCIVILWIFVGLNIIGPKMITRVQAVATSLALIPIVGVALFGWFWFKGETYMAAWNVSGLGSLGAIQSTLNVTLWSFIGVETASVAAGVVKNPKRNVPIATIGGVLIAAVSYVLSSTAIMGMIPNAQLRVSASPFGDAARLALGDTAGAIVSLCAALGCLGSLGGWTLVAGQTAKAAADDKLFPPIFGKVNKAGTPVAGLLIIGVLMTIFQICSISPNAAKEFGLVSSVSVIFTLVPYLYTCAALLLVGHGHLGTQSTTYLGITLIAFIYCIWAVVGSGAEQVMWSFVTLMIITALYTFNYNRTHKNPFPLDSSAKNAQ